The nucleotide window CGTCGGCTCGTTGGACGTCTCGCCGAACGCGACGAACGTCGTCCCCGGAGCCGTCACGGTCGGGATCGACGTGCGGGACGTGCGCCAGGCGTCGATAGAACGGATCCTCGACCGTGTTCGGGAGACCCTGGCGCGGGTGGAACGCGAGCGTGGCGTCGAGACGACACTCGAACGCCCGTTCGACCTGGCGCCGACGGGGATGAGCGACCGACTCCGGCGGGCGGCACACGACGCCGGTGCACAGGCCGGGCTGGAGACGACCGACCTCCACTCCGGAGCCGCACACGACACGATGCACGTCGCCGACGCGACGGACGCGGCGCTCCTGTTTGCTCCCTCCCGGGACGGGATCAGCCACAATCCGTTGGAGTGGACGGACTGGGACGACTGTGCGGCCGCAACGCGGGTGCTCGCGGGTGCCGTCGCCGACGCAACCGGAGTGACGAGCGTCTGAGCAAAAGGCCTATAATACACTCCGGGTTATCGGGTGGTAGAGATGCTACCCACAGCACCACTCTTCGGGGCGATCCCGGGCGGGCCGGAGATGATCGTCATCCTGCTCGTGCTCGTCCTGTTGTTCGGCGCGAACAAGATCCCCAAGCTGGCTCGGTCCACCGGGCAGGCGATGGGCGAGTTCAAGAAGGGACGTGAAGAGATCGAAGACGAGCTCGAGGAGATGCAGGGCGACGACGAGGACGCGGACACGGACTTCGTCGAGACGGAGATGGGCAGCAACAGCAACAACAACAACAGCTGAGACCACCCGAAGATCGTTTCTGTCCCGTTTTCCAGGCTGTGAGATAGATCTGTGGGGCGTGTGGCCAAGTGGACACGGCGAGCGGTTCCTAACCGCTAGATCGCGGGTTCGATCCCCGCCACGCCCGCTGTCGTGTCGAGCGGAGCGAGACCGACAGCGGTCGGTGGCGGGGATCGAAGCAGGGAGCGGAGTGAGCGTTAGCGAACGGAGCGACCGTGGTTCGACTTCCGTCACGCCCGTTCGTCCTCACTCGCTTCGCTCGTTCGTCCTCACGGGCGTGACGTAGTCACACTCGCTCCCTCCGGTCGCTCGCGTGACTCCCGTCACGCCCGGTGCGAGGCCGAACGGAGTGAGGCCTCGATAGGCGAGCGGCGAACGCAGTGAGCCGCGAGCCATGTCGTGTCGAGTGCCAGCGAACGGAGCGACCATGGTTAGATCTCGTCGTCAGGAAGTACTCGGTGAGTGGAGCGATGCTCGGGTCTGGTGGAATTAGTCTGCCACTGTCTTGGTAGAATCAGAGCTGGACGATCCTGTTCCGGGGAGAATATCGATCTCCGATTCCGTTCTAGATGAAGCAGTCTCCTCACAAGGCACGCTCTCTCGATCAAAGAAGTCGTCTAGTTCTATGTCGAACCCTGTCAGGAACCCTGTTACTCGAATCTCCGTCTTCTCCACTGTTCCAGGTTGAATCACAACACGACTACTCCAGACGAGTTCCCGTGCACTGTCACTGATCGAACTGATGATGCTGTCGATTCGGCCGGACGGAGAGTCCACCTCCGGGCCGGCGGTAAACGTCAGGAGAGCCTGATCCGCACGCCTAGACTCGATGTCAACGTTAGTGTACTGAAGTAGCCGATCAGACAATTCATCGTAGGTTTCTCCAAGTGCTGTGTCGATTGTCGAGTCGAGCAGAACAGAACGGTTGCCGTTGCTGAGCTTTTCCAGTAACGACTCTGCTTTCTCTGTCGTGTAGAACTGACCGATGTCTAAACAGATACTTGAAATGAGGTGGGCGATGTTGTTGTTAATTCGACATAATGCCTCACTCATCGAGACCGCCGGGTCTGCAGAGACTCGATCAGCGTCCAACACGGCGAGAGTGTCAGAGACGGCATCTAATCGTTCTAGTCCGTTTCGAGCCCGGATCACCTTCGAGTCGTCTGTTCTGAACGGAAGTGTAGCGAGAGAGACCGTGACAGCACCCGACTCCTGTGCCATCTTGGCGAGTTCGGGGGCGACCGCAGTCCCCGTTCCGCCGCCGAGGCCAGCAACCACAAAGACAAGGTCCGCGTCACCGATCATCTGTCGAATTACCGGCCGTGAGTTGTCGACCGCCTTGCGAACTGTCTCGACATCACCGTCTGCGCCCTGACCGTCGAACTTGTCTTTAGCGAGCACCGCCCGGGTGTCCGCAGCGTTGGCGTTGAGATGGGTGATGTCGGTGTCAATGATAGCTGTCTGACCCGTGTC belongs to Halobaculum sp. MBLA0143 and includes:
- a CDS encoding ribbon-helix-helix protein, CopG family, yielding MEPLNVRVPEPLLDEIDKKEEARGFGSRSEFVRELLRDGIDAEPRLDHNQIQAEATEGEETLPLEEVRDRVEVDRMSLEARETFDSNDAVGRMIVGGNSLGEVSTLVESDLGTLLDEDDDADILVAGCGGGGVRIASEVYQRNDDTGQTAIIDTDITHLNANAADTRAVLAKDKFDGQGADGDVETVRKAVDNSRPVIRQMIGDADLVFVVAGLGGGTGTAVAPELAKMAQESGAVTVSLATLPFRTDDSKVIRARNGLERLDAVSDTLAVLDADRVSADPAVSMSEALCRINNNIAHLISSICLDIGQFYTTEKAESLLEKLSNGNRSVLLDSTIDTALGETYDELSDRLLQYTNVDIESRRADQALLTFTAGPEVDSPSGRIDSIISSISDSARELVWSSRVVIQPGTVEKTEIRVTGFLTGFDIELDDFFDRESVPCEETASSRTESEIDILPGTGSSSSDSTKTVAD
- the tatA gene encoding twin-arginine translocase TatA/TatE family subunit codes for the protein MLPTAPLFGAIPGGPEMIVILLVLVLLFGANKIPKLARSTGQAMGEFKKGREEIEDELEEMQGDDEDADTDFVETEMGSNSNNNNS